The sequence CGAAGTTAGGTTGGAAAAAACCAATGATCGGTAGCTGGACATTGTCTATGGCTAGCTTTATTGATACAGCAGGCAAGAATGGTGATGGCGCAACAATGCCACAAACCTATATTCAGTCACCATCCACCACTGCTAAGCGTAAGGCATTCCAAGAGGCTTACTTAAAAGAGTTCAAGCCAAAAAATAACAACATCCTTTCTCCAGTTTCTGCTGCTCAAGGTTACGACTCTGTATACCTTTTGGCTGCAGCGATCAAGCAAGCTAAGAGCACTGAAGGACCAAAGATTTTGGCAGCCTTGCAAGATCTCAAAACCCCAGTTGATGGTGTTGTGATCACTTACAACAAGCCATTCTCTGCAACTGACCACGAAGCCATCAAGGCAAAAGACGTTGTTATGGGCGTGGTTGAGAACGGTCGCGTTGAGTTCTTGAATGCTGAGGACGCAACTCCTAAGAAGAAGTAAGTAACTTGCTGAGCGGGCAAAATTGCATCAATATTTTGCACTGCAACATTTGTTAAAACAAAGCGCCGCCCACAAAGCGGCGTTTTGCTTACAATGTCGGATTCGTTAATAAAACAGTATTAAGTATATTTAGGCCAAAAAATGGACATGCTTGCACAAATCCTCTCGAGCGGTATCGCAGTGGGGATGATCTATGCGGTTATCGCTTTCGGTTTCCAGCTTACTTTTGCCACTTCAGGCACATTGAACTTCGGTCAGGGTGAAGCCTTGATGTTGGGTGCCCTGGTTGGTTTGACCTGCGTTGATACCTTTGGCATCAACTATTGGGCAATGATTCCGATTGTGTGTATTTTCGGAATGATTCAAGGTAGCTTTGTTGAGCTTATTGGTGTGCGTCCTGCCATCAAAATCAAATCCGAATTTGGTTGGATTATGTCTACCATTGCACTCGGTATTATTTTTAAGAACGTTGCTGAAAATATTTGGGGTCGTGATGCATTGCCATTCCCATCCCCGCTTCCAATGGAGCCAATGAATTTCTTGGGAGCCAATATTCTCCCAATGGAAATTTTGGTGGTTGTTGGTGCACTGGTCATGATGTTATTGGTAGAGTTCTTTAACCGTAAAACGATTTACGGAAAAGCAGTTGTGGCAACTGCAAACGACCGTGATGCTGCAGGCCTAATGGGTATTAACACCAGCATGGTCATTACCTTCTCTTATGCATTGTCCTCATTGACTGCAGCCTTCGCAGGTGTATTGATTGCACCATTGACTTTGACTGGCGCGACCATGGGTGGCGCTCTTGGTTTGAAGGCCTTCGCGGTGGCGATTATTGGCGGCTTATCTAGCGGTCTCGGAATCATTGTGGGTGGATTGATTCTCGGTATTGTGGAAACCGCTACTGGTTTTTACATCTCTACTGGTTACAAAGATGTTCCAGGTTTGATCTTGTTATTGCTGGTGTTGGCATACAAACCATCTGGTCTCTTCGGCAAATCTGCGATTAAGAAAGTTTAATGATGAAATTGAAGTCTCTATTACCCATATTAATTGCAATAGTCGGCCTATTTTGTTTGCCACTCTTTGTTCATAACCCGTATTACATCCACTTAGCAGAAACCATTCTGATCTACACCATTCTGTTATTTGGTTTAGATATTGTTGTGGGATATGTTGGGCAAGTATCTTTGGGTCATGCTGCTTTGTTCGGTATTGGCTCTTACACGGCCGGTATTTTGTTCTTCCATTTTGGCTTACCAATTTGGGTCACTATTCCAGCATCGATCATCGTGACTGCAATCTTTGGTGGCATCTTGGCATTGCCGGCCCTTAAGGTGATTGGTCCTTATCTAGCGATGGTGACTTTGGCGTTTGGCACCATTGCACAGATTTTGATTAACGAGATGACTTGGTTGACTGAAGGCCCATTGGGTATTAAGTTGACTCGCCCTGAGCTCATGGGTGTACCAATGACTAAAGCAGAGTATTTCTGGTTGGTATCGGTCATTACGATTCTGGCGCTCATCGTGATCGATCGTTTTGTGAAATCCCAAATGGGACGTGCGTTTGAAGCATTGCGTGATAGTCCGATTGCTTGCGACTGTATGGGTGTTTCTGTATATCGCTTTAAGGTGATTGCATTCGTGATCAGTGCAGCCTTTGCTGGTTTAGCAGGTTGCTTGTACGCTTACTCCGAGCAGTACATTTCTCCGAACACCTATAACAATGAATTAGCAGTGCTGTTCTTGCTGGGCATCATCATGGGTGGACGCAAGTCTCGTCTGGGCGCGGTAATTGGTGCTGCCATTATTGTGTTGTTGCCGAAGTTGCTAGATGACATCTTCTTGTTCCGTATTGTGGCTTCCATCATTGCTATTGTGGTGGTGCTAGGTGCTGCAATGGCCTTGTCTAAAAAAGTGACTACTCCAAAACGCGTGGCTGTGCCTATTGCTGGCGTAGTCGGTTTAGCGGCGTTCTCCTTCTGGCTCAATAGTATTTCTGACTGGCGCCTGAGTATTTTCGGCTTCATGATTTTGTTGGTGGTGTACTACTTGCAAAACGGTATTGTTGGTTTTGCGAAGAGCTTCTACCAGTCTATTGCAGGCAAGGCGAAGACTACTCGTGGTGGCGATGCAGAGGTAGTGGATGATTCCATCAGCTTTATTAGTGCTGTAGGCAATCAAAATGCTGGCGCAGAACTTCTCAAGGTGGATTCTGTATTGATGCAGTTCGGTGGCCTGAAAGCCTTAAACAATGTTGACCTCAGCATTAAGCGCGGCACCATTCACGGTTTGATCGGTCCGAACGGTTCCGGTAAGAGCACGATGATGAACGTCTTGACTGGTATTTATGTGCCTACCGCAGGTAACGTTCTTTATGCGGGTGAGAGTGTTGTTGGCAGAACTTCTTCTGACATTGCTTTGTCCGGTATTGCTCGTACTTTCCAAAACGTTCAGCTCTTTGGTGAAATGACCGCCATCCAAAATATTTTGGTTGGTCTGCATCACACCTTCAAGTCCAATATGGTGGAAATTGCTTTGCACCTGCCACGTTACAAGCGTGAAGAGGCTGAAGCACATGCTCGCGCAATGGCTTTGCTCAAGTTTGTTGGCTTAGACGACCTAGCAAACGAAGAAGCGCGTAACTTGCCATACGGTAAGCAGCGCTTGCTAGAAATTGCTCGTGCATTGGCCCTTGACCCAGAATTGCTCCTCTTGGATGAGCCAGCTGCTGGTCTCACTGCTCCCGATATTCAAGAACTCTTGCGCATTATTCGTAAGATTCGCGATAACGGCATTACCTTTATCCTGATTGAGCATCACATGGACGTGGTGATGTCAGTATGCGATACCGTTTCTGTATTGGACTTCGGTCAGAAGATTGCAGAAGGTAAACCCGCTGAAGTTCAGGCAGACGAGAAGGTGATTCATGCCTACTTGGGTACTTAATCACTAGAACAATATTGAATCGGTAAATACCATGTTATCTATTAAGAATCTTGAAGCCGGCTACGGCAAAGTCAAAGTCCTCCACGGCATCAATATTGATGTCCCTAAAGGTCAGGTGATTACTTTGATCGGCTCAAACGGTGCCGGTAAAACGACCACCATGCGGGCAATCACCGGCATGATTAAACCCACTGCTGGCGAAGTAACTTTGGGCGGTGAAAAAATTGACGGTTACGACTCTCATAAAATCGCCCGTTTAGGTTTAGCGCACAGCCCTGAAGGCCGCCGTGTCTTTACAACCATGTCAGTGACTGACAATCTATTGCTAGGTGCATTCCCACGTTTTACTGGTAGCCGTCCAAAAGGCGATATCAAGAATGACTTGGAGAAGTCCTTAGAGATGTTCCCGCGCTTAAAAGAGCGTCGCAATCAATTGGCAGGCACTTTATCTGGTGGTGAACAGCAGATGTTGGCAATGGCGCGTGCCGTGATGTTAAATCCCGAGATTATTCTCTTGGATGAACCGTCAATGGGCTTAGCGCCAATCTTGGTTGAGGAAGTGTTTAAGATCATCTCCAGCCTCAAGTCTCAAGGTGTCACCATGTTGTTGGTCGAGCAGTTTGCTGCCGCCGCTCTAAACGTGGCGGACTATGGTTATGTATTGGAGAACGGCAAGATTGCAACCCATGGCCCAGCTGCAAAACTCAAAGATGACCCAGCTGTTAAAGCAGCTTACTTAGGTGGTGCAGGTGGCCACTAAGCAATAGCACTGATGCGAACAAGAAGCCCTCAGCGTATTAGCACTGAGGGCTTTTTTACTTCTGGGGGCCTGAATATTTTCTGAAGCCATGGATCAAAAAGATGGCAGTAAATAGCAGGCCAATCATCCAGTGAGTCTGAATCACTTCATCTCGAATATCTGCAGGACCGTAATACAGTAAAGCACCTGTGATTACCAATGCACCCAAAAAACCCAACTGACTAAAGCCACTCAACCTTTTCTTTTGAGATTTGAAGCCTGCTTTCAGATGAAATGGTAGGACTGAGCCCAAAGCCAATATCGCCAGCATGGCAGCAATCCCATGGGTAGCCAAGACGGTGTGATTGCCCAGCCAGCTTTTCTGAATCCGAAACTCGTGGCCCAGTAAATAGAGGCAGCCCGATAGTGAACAAGCCAGCATACTAGTGAGCACAAATGATCTTTGCCAGTTTGGCATCTTCCCTAAG comes from Polynucleobacter sp. MWH-Svant-W18 and encodes:
- a CDS encoding branched-chain amino acid ABC transporter permease, which encodes MDMLAQILSSGIAVGMIYAVIAFGFQLTFATSGTLNFGQGEALMLGALVGLTCVDTFGINYWAMIPIVCIFGMIQGSFVELIGVRPAIKIKSEFGWIMSTIALGIIFKNVAENIWGRDALPFPSPLPMEPMNFLGANILPMEILVVVGALVMMLLVEFFNRKTIYGKAVVATANDRDAAGLMGINTSMVITFSYALSSLTAAFAGVLIAPLTLTGATMGGALGLKAFAVAIIGGLSSGLGIIVGGLILGIVETATGFYISTGYKDVPGLILLLLVLAYKPSGLFGKSAIKKV
- a CDS encoding ATP-binding cassette domain-containing protein, whose amino-acid sequence is MKLKSLLPILIAIVGLFCLPLFVHNPYYIHLAETILIYTILLFGLDIVVGYVGQVSLGHAALFGIGSYTAGILFFHFGLPIWVTIPASIIVTAIFGGILALPALKVIGPYLAMVTLAFGTIAQILINEMTWLTEGPLGIKLTRPELMGVPMTKAEYFWLVSVITILALIVIDRFVKSQMGRAFEALRDSPIACDCMGVSVYRFKVIAFVISAAFAGLAGCLYAYSEQYISPNTYNNELAVLFLLGIIMGGRKSRLGAVIGAAIIVLLPKLLDDIFLFRIVASIIAIVVVLGAAMALSKKVTTPKRVAVPIAGVVGLAAFSFWLNSISDWRLSIFGFMILLVVYYLQNGIVGFAKSFYQSIAGKAKTTRGGDAEVVDDSISFISAVGNQNAGAELLKVDSVLMQFGGLKALNNVDLSIKRGTIHGLIGPNGSGKSTMMNVLTGIYVPTAGNVLYAGESVVGRTSSDIALSGIARTFQNVQLFGEMTAIQNILVGLHHTFKSNMVEIALHLPRYKREEAEAHARAMALLKFVGLDDLANEEARNLPYGKQRLLEIARALALDPELLLLDEPAAGLTAPDIQELLRIIRKIRDNGITFILIEHHMDVVMSVCDTVSVLDFGQKIAEGKPAEVQADEKVIHAYLGT
- a CDS encoding ABC transporter ATP-binding protein, whose protein sequence is MLSIKNLEAGYGKVKVLHGINIDVPKGQVITLIGSNGAGKTTTMRAITGMIKPTAGEVTLGGEKIDGYDSHKIARLGLAHSPEGRRVFTTMSVTDNLLLGAFPRFTGSRPKGDIKNDLEKSLEMFPRLKERRNQLAGTLSGGEQQMLAMARAVMLNPEIILLDEPSMGLAPILVEEVFKIISSLKSQGVTMLLVEQFAAAALNVADYGYVLENGKIATHGPAAKLKDDPAVKAAYLGGAGGH